The DNA region ATACATGACTCTACAATAAACATCTTTACATGACGCTAAACGAAAATTAGGTACGAATATATTAATCATCTCATCCcgaattaaatatatttcagAGCCTCCTACTATAGGAAGAAAGGGTTATTAGCGAGGAATAGTTAAATGGAATTATTCGGTCCGGTTCACATGTTTTGCTTAAAAAGACTCGTAGACATCAGCCTCATCAGCAGCAATGCATATATCAATCAATTCGCATTGAACGTAGTCAAATAAGGCTAACAAAGCACATTTCACGGGGCCTAAATATAAAAGATTGTGATAAGATTGAAGAACAATGATGagattgaatatatatatatatatatatatatatataaaattttgatatatacAAAAACCTCATCAAATGGTGATAAATGTGCTCCCGATTAATTCAGTCGAATTGAATCCATttattgaaaagtaaaattcttaTAGTGTAAATACtcgaatttaatattttattcaagaaaaataaatgtcgAACTGTATGTACTTGCTCACAACGATCAAATGTTTTTTACTTGTGTCAAGAAGTATTCCCGTACTTCTAGGATTTGATTTTATGTACGTAAAAATGTAAATTGTGGCCCATTTAAGTTTGTAAGAAAAATTCGGATTAATGTTTACCTCATTCACCATATGGAGCTTTGGAAACTTGTCCATCgtatctttttaaaaattcggTTGTAAGTAATTTTCATATGTACCGGATAAATCTCtatcaataatttttaaaacaatttGTGAGAAGAGATTAATGGTTATAATGCAAAAATtccaatatattttatttctgaatttttttttatgacgCCTCAAAATTAAAACgcccctttattttttttcctatttttctgTAAGCTTCTGATCATAAAATTATCCTCAGCTGCACtaagaaaaaaagggatgaaaaaagaaaaagaatggaaaaAGCAAATAATATAGGCAGAAAATGACAATATAATGTCaccctctctcctctcccgGACACACctcactcactctctctctactctGCTCACCATCCCAAACAgctccctctccctccctctctctctctctctctctctctctctctctcccccttctgtttctctctctaaaccTCCGTTGATTTGCAGAGGTCTTCACgaagggagaagaagaaggaaagaaggaGACTGAGCCCTTTACTGGAAGCTCACCCGCTATTCCATATCAGGGAACAAGGGCGAAAATGCGCCTTCtactcctcctcttcctcctcctccacctccacATCCACCTCtcctccgccgccgccgccggccACATCCCGGAGCTCCGAGGGCTCCTCTCCATCAAGTCCTCCCTCGTCTTGGACCCCGTCTCGGAGCAGCCTCCCCTCGCTGGGTGGAACTCCTCCGTCTCCCACTGCCTCTGGTCCGGCGTCACTTGCAGCCCCCGCACCGGCCACGTGACCGCCCTCGACCTCTCCGGCCTCAACATCTCCTGCCCCATCCCGCCCCAGATCTCCTCCCTCTCCGCCCTCCGCTACCTCAACCTCTCCAACAACCTCTTCAACGAGTCCTTCCCCGCTCAGCTCGCCGTCCTCAAGATCCTCCAGGTCCTCGACCTCTACAACAACAACATGTCGGGACCACTCCCCCTCGTCGTGACCCAAATGCCGGCCTTGCGCCACCTCCACCTCGGTGGGAACTTCTTCAACGGCGGTATCCCGCCGGAGTACGGCCAGTGGAAGTTCCTGGAGTACCTCGCCGTTTCGGGGAACGAGCTCAGCGGGGCCATTCCCCCCGAGATCGGGAACTTGACAAAACTGAAGGAGCTCTATGTCGGGTAACACTCTCAAACAGAACTCATTGCTTCGTTAGAATGTTGTCTTGATTTGGGTTTTCGATTTTGCTCAAGACATTCATGATAGTGTGAATAAAGgggtattatttatttatttatttttctggcTTTCAACATGGATTCAAGAGTCTCCATAGCATGCATTCTATGTCGGTAGAAGTCCCGCCGGGCTTAAGATTTTGTATGATATATCCCTTATTTAATGCGAAGAGAGAAGGGGGTTTTCTGCTAAGTTGCATAAATGTTAATGTGGTACCGAGATTTTTCATGTTCTGTTTTGTGGAACAGTTACTACAACAGCTACGAAGGTGGCCTGCCGCTGCAGATTGGGAACTTGTCGGAGCTGGTTCGACTCGACGCAGCCAGCTGCGGGCTCTCAGGCGAGATTCCCGTTGAGATCGGGAAGCTTCAGAAGCTGGACACTCTGTTCCTCCAAGTGAATTCCCTCTCGGGTCCACTGACCCGTGAACTCGGCCAACTGAGCAGCCTCAAATCGATGGACCTCTCCAACAACATGCTCTCTGGGGAGATACCAGAATCGTTCTCGCAGCTAAAGAACCTGACTTTACTCAACTTGTTCCGCAACAAGCTTCATGGGTCGATCCCCGACTTCATGGGAGACCTTCCCCAGCTTGAGGTCTTGCAGTTGTGGGAGAATAACTTCACGGGTAGCATCCCCGTTGGGTTGGGAAAGAATGGGAAGCTTCAGCTCCTCGACCTGTCTTCGAACAAATTGACGGGCACTCTGCCTCCTGATTTGTGCAATGGGAACAATCTCCAAACACTCATCACTCTAGGGAACTTCTTGTTCGGACCAATCCCAGAGTCCTTGGGGAGGTGCCAGTCCCTAAGCAGGATCCGAATGGGTGAGAACTTCCTAAATGGGTCGATCCCGCAAGGGCTTTTCGGCCTTCCGAAGCTGACCCAAGTTGAGCTGCAAGATAATATGCTTGCTGGGGAGTTCCCAGTGACTGACTTGGTTGCAGTTAATCTTGGTCAGATTAGTCTCTCGAACAATCAGCTGAGTGGGTCTCTGCCTCCTAGTATCGGCAACTTCTCTGGAGTTCAGAAGCTTCTCCTTGATGGTAACAGGTTCTCGGGCCAAATCCCGCCTCAGATTGGGAAACTGCAGCAGCTCTCAAAGATGGATTTTAGCCACAACAAGTTCTCTGGCCAGATTGCTCCTGAGATAAGCCAGTGCAAACTCTTGACTTTTGTTGATCTGAGCCGAAACAATCTCTCAGGGGAGATTCCAAATGAGATTACCAGCATGAGGATCTTGAACTATCTAAATCTTTCAAAAAACCATCTCGTTGGGAGCATTCCTGCATCAATATCAAGCATGCAAAGCTTAACATCTGTGGACTTCTCGTACAACAACCTCTCGGGATTGGTCCCAGGCACGGGACAGTTTAGCTACTTCAACTATACCTCATTCCTGGGCAACCCAGCCCTCTGCGGACCATACCTTGGTCCCTGCAAGGATGGGGTTGCCAATGGCACCCGCCAGCCACATGTGAAGGGCCCCCTCTCCGCCTCTCTGAAACTGCTGCTTGTGATCGGGCTCCTCATCTGCTCGATAGCCTTTGCTGTAGCAGCCATTATCAAGGCTCGGTCCCTCAAGAAAGCCAGTGAGTCCAGAGCCTGGAAGCTCACAGCCTTCCAGCGGCTTGACTTCACCTGCGATGATGTCCTTGATTGCCTGAAAGAGGATAACATCATCGGAAAAGGTGGGGCAGGGATTGTCTACAAAGGCGGCATGCCCAACTGCGATCAGGTAGCAGTAAAAAGATTGCCTGCGATGAGCCGAGGATCTTCCCACGATCATGGGTTCAATGCAGAGATTCAAACTCTAGGGAGGATCAGGCACCGACACATCGTGAGGCTACTGGGCTTCTGCTCAAACCACGAGACAAACCTCCTCGTGTACGAGTACATGCCCAATGGGAGCTTAGGAGAAGTTCTCCATGGCAAGAAAGGTGGGCACCTCCTCTGGGAGACAAGGTACAAGATTGCCGTGGAGGCTGCTAAGGGGCTCTGCTACCTCCACCATGACTGCTCACCTCTGATCGTCCACAGAGACGTGAAGTCGAACAACATCCTCCTGGACTCCAACTTTGAGGCCCACGTGGCCGATTTTGGCCTTGCTAAGTTCCTCCAAGACTCGGGCACTTCCGAGTGCATGTCTGCCATTGCCGGTTCTTATGGTTACATCGCACCAGGTTCGGTAACTGATTCTTTTGAAGCcattactttcctgcaagTCGTTATATCCTGTTCCCGTCTGTTACTGTCCGTTTCCTTTTGTGTTTTGTCTTGTAACATATGGCTGTTGCACCATCCCACCAACTTAACCTTTTCGGAAAAGTCTGTTTACTTAGTTGATGCCAATCTTGAATACTGGTCACTGGGTTGTGatgattaatttttgtttaggTACATATTTTTCCTAGCAGGAGTGACTACGTCCAAGTTTGAATCTTGCATTGATGTCTCAAGTGAATATCTTGCTTTTTTAGGTTTGTGTTTGACTAGTTGTACGATAATAATGTCTTGTTCTTCGACTTCAATGTCTCGGTCAGTGTTTCTCCTGTTTTCGGAGCTTGGAAGCATatcattgaatttttcataatcTTTTTGCCATAATTACAGCCAAGTACTTGTTCATGGCAGGGCCATGGGACTGTTGTGTTGTTTGAATTCTTGAACACGTTCGGGTCTAAAAATTGTTTATCATCTCGAATTGCAGAGTATGCATACACCCTAAAGGTGGACGAGAAGAGCGATGTGTACAGCTTCGGGGTGGTACTGCTCGAGCTCGTGAGCGGCAGGAAGCCCGTCGGGGAGTTCGGGGACGGAGTCGACATAGTCCAGTGGGTCCGCAAGATGACCGACTCGAGGAAGGAAGAGGTCGAGAAAGTCCTCGACCCGAGGCTCCCGTCGGTCCCGCTCCACGAGGCCATGCATGTGTTTTACGTCGCCATGCTGTGCGTGGAGGAGCAAGCCGTGGAGCGGCCCACGATGAGGGAGGTTGTGCAGATCCTCACTGAGCGGCCCAAACCGCCCGCCACCGGGAAAACCGGGGATTCCGACTCTCTGCAGGGCTCAGCCACGCAGTCCCCATCGAAGGATCACCAGCAGGCGCCCCCACAGTCCCCGCCGCGCGATCTCCTTAGCATTTAAACTTGTTTTTGGCTTTCTACTTGAAGGGTGTCTCAAGTTTAAGGATCTCGGTTAATTTCAGGGGGAGGGGGGGGTTTAGGTTTGTGTTTGATCTATCtggtgctttttttttttttaaaattaaaatttcttcCGGAGATGATGGGTTTGGTCTTTAGCTAACTTTGAGACAGTGGGCGGGGGAGAAGTGATGTTAAGCTTTTAAGTTAATGGAAGGTAAGGGTGTTTGATGAAGGGATATCTGTGTACAGTAGGGGATTGGTGgggtatttttatttctttcagtGATAAATCTTGTCTTCCTCCATGATTGTGTACTCTGcccctttcctcttcttcttcttccgctTGTTTTCCTCGgttttgctctctctctctctctctctctctctctgagaTCTGTTCTAATGGCAGAGCAGAGGTCTCTGCTCTGTTCACTCAGTGATGAACAGCCCActcagagacagagagagagtgagtggAGGGAGTGCTTCTTTTAATGTGGGTAAGACTGTTACGGTGCTTTTactt from Punica granatum isolate Tunisia-2019 chromosome 3, ASM765513v2, whole genome shotgun sequence includes:
- the LOC116199745 gene encoding leucine-rich repeat receptor-like serine/threonine-protein kinase BAM1, encoding MRLLLLLFLLLHLHIHLSSAAAAGHIPELRGLLSIKSSLVLDPVSEQPPLAGWNSSVSHCLWSGVTCSPRTGHVTALDLSGLNISCPIPPQISSLSALRYLNLSNNLFNESFPAQLAVLKILQVLDLYNNNMSGPLPLVVTQMPALRHLHLGGNFFNGGIPPEYGQWKFLEYLAVSGNELSGAIPPEIGNLTKLKELYVGYYNSYEGGLPLQIGNLSELVRLDAASCGLSGEIPVEIGKLQKLDTLFLQVNSLSGPLTRELGQLSSLKSMDLSNNMLSGEIPESFSQLKNLTLLNLFRNKLHGSIPDFMGDLPQLEVLQLWENNFTGSIPVGLGKNGKLQLLDLSSNKLTGTLPPDLCNGNNLQTLITLGNFLFGPIPESLGRCQSLSRIRMGENFLNGSIPQGLFGLPKLTQVELQDNMLAGEFPVTDLVAVNLGQISLSNNQLSGSLPPSIGNFSGVQKLLLDGNRFSGQIPPQIGKLQQLSKMDFSHNKFSGQIAPEISQCKLLTFVDLSRNNLSGEIPNEITSMRILNYLNLSKNHLVGSIPASISSMQSLTSVDFSYNNLSGLVPGTGQFSYFNYTSFLGNPALCGPYLGPCKDGVANGTRQPHVKGPLSASLKLLLVIGLLICSIAFAVAAIIKARSLKKASESRAWKLTAFQRLDFTCDDVLDCLKEDNIIGKGGAGIVYKGGMPNCDQVAVKRLPAMSRGSSHDHGFNAEIQTLGRIRHRHIVRLLGFCSNHETNLLVYEYMPNGSLGEVLHGKKGGHLLWETRYKIAVEAAKGLCYLHHDCSPLIVHRDVKSNNILLDSNFEAHVADFGLAKFLQDSGTSECMSAIAGSYGYIAPEYAYTLKVDEKSDVYSFGVVLLELVSGRKPVGEFGDGVDIVQWVRKMTDSRKEEVEKVLDPRLPSVPLHEAMHVFYVAMLCVEEQAVERPTMREVVQILTERPKPPATGKTGDSDSLQGSATQSPSKDHQQAPPQSPPRDLLSI